The following proteins come from a genomic window of Leptospira bandrabouensis:
- a CDS encoding glycoside hydrolase family 2 protein, whose protein sequence is MKTISHTEYPRPQLERDSYINLNGEWNLTHFTRSNEPKGQYKINVPFSPETKASGLGHFILQPNEQLVYEREFDLTTDFIKDITLLHFGAVDYSCICSINGKEVGSHKGGFLPFSFDISQYIKIGKNEIKLTVTDPTDTGTQSRGKQKLKRGGIWYTPQSGIWQTVWMESVSNDYIKDIKITPNIDSNSVEILVTTESPKITIQVLDGKTVIAESSEKNANIHIPNMELWSPDHPKLYGLLIKTPGDTIKSYFGMRKFSIGFDGKFKRLFLNNKPYFHNGLLDQGYWSEGLLTPPNDESMEKEIKLMKDMGFNMLRKHIKIEPLRWYYHCDRLGMLVWQDFVCGGGAYETWKVAYLPFIGWKTKDTKYKFLNRTDEVGRNEFISEMDKTVNLLKNTVSLSVWVLFNEGWGQFDSVQLTEKLRKLDNTRTIDSVSGWYDQGPNSSDLKSLHLYYQKLKVPKNESRVIVLSEFGGYSLKTEGHVFDDKKLFGYKILPDKKSLETEYRKLFETELIPLIEKGLSASIYTQVSDVEEEINGLVTYDRKVVKFDIEFLRELNSKLVYQ, encoded by the coding sequence ATGAAAACTATTTCCCATACAGAATACCCACGACCGCAACTAGAACGTGATAGTTATATCAACTTAAACGGAGAATGGAATTTAACTCACTTCACACGAAGTAATGAACCAAAAGGCCAATATAAAATTAATGTCCCATTCTCACCGGAAACTAAAGCAAGTGGTCTTGGGCATTTTATTCTTCAGCCAAATGAACAATTAGTTTACGAACGCGAGTTTGACCTCACTACTGATTTTATTAAAGACATCACCTTACTCCATTTTGGTGCTGTCGATTATTCTTGTATCTGTTCCATTAACGGCAAAGAAGTAGGTTCGCACAAAGGTGGTTTTTTACCTTTCTCTTTTGATATTTCCCAATACATAAAAATTGGGAAAAACGAAATTAAACTTACGGTGACAGACCCCACTGATACAGGAACGCAATCGAGAGGAAAACAAAAATTAAAACGAGGTGGGATTTGGTACACCCCACAATCGGGCATCTGGCAAACCGTATGGATGGAAAGTGTTTCCAATGATTACATAAAAGATATAAAAATAACGCCAAACATAGACTCAAATTCTGTGGAAATATTAGTAACTACAGAAAGCCCCAAAATCACCATACAAGTATTAGATGGTAAAACCGTAATTGCAGAATCTTCCGAAAAAAATGCGAATATCCATATACCAAATATGGAACTTTGGTCACCGGATCATCCAAAACTCTACGGTTTACTGATCAAAACGCCTGGTGATACAATAAAATCTTATTTTGGAATGCGAAAATTCTCCATAGGATTCGATGGGAAATTTAAAAGGTTATTCTTAAACAACAAACCATATTTCCATAATGGCTTACTCGACCAAGGTTACTGGTCAGAAGGACTACTCACTCCACCAAACGACGAATCAATGGAAAAAGAAATCAAACTGATGAAAGATATGGGTTTTAATATGTTACGTAAACATATTAAAATAGAACCATTACGTTGGTATTACCATTGTGACAGACTCGGAATGTTGGTATGGCAAGATTTTGTCTGTGGAGGTGGTGCCTATGAAACATGGAAGGTTGCTTATTTACCTTTTATTGGTTGGAAAACAAAGGACACTAAGTATAAATTTTTAAATAGAACGGATGAAGTTGGTCGAAACGAATTTATTTCGGAAATGGACAAAACCGTTAATTTATTAAAAAATACTGTCAGCTTATCTGTTTGGGTTTTATTTAATGAAGGTTGGGGACAATTCGACAGCGTCCAACTAACTGAGAAGTTAAGAAAACTAGACAATACTAGAACCATCGATAGTGTCAGTGGGTGGTATGACCAAGGGCCAAATAGTAGTGATCTGAAAAGCTTACACCTTTACTACCAAAAGCTAAAAGTTCCCAAAAACGAAAGCCGAGTTATCGTACTATCTGAGTTTGGTGGTTACTCACTAAAAACAGAAGGTCACGTCTTCGATGATAAAAAACTTTTTGGCTATAAAATCCTTCCCGACAAAAAAAGTTTAGAAACTGAATACCGAAAACTTTTCGAAACAGAACTAATTCCTCTTATTGAAAAAGGATTAAGTGCATCCATTTATACACAAGTGAGCGACGTGGAAGAAGAAATCAATGGCCTTGTCACGTATGACCGCAAAGTGGTAAAGTTTGATATCGAATTTTTGCGCGAACTGAATTCTAAACTCGTTTATCAATAA
- a CDS encoding MFS transporter — protein sequence MNTHNLSGRLWSVLILFGLVGQIAWSVENMYFNLFIYNTIAKNTSSVTLMVQLSGIVATFTTLIAGILTDKAGNRRYFISIGYLLWGLLTLSFAFISKENTSIWFGLSEDSQIINLTIAIVITLDCIMTAFGSTANDAAFNAFVTDNTENARSLAEGVLSAMPLVAMLIVAGGFGMIVNALGYPGLFVAVGTMMSVSGIIGIWLIKDNPNLKKQNTNFFSDISYGFKFSVMEQNKRLYLYFVAMGIYGIASQVYMPYLIIYMQEYLKFDAIQYSIVLAGVILGASIITILLGKQFDGKNKDKLLIYFSLLYILGMLSLYIMSKTIDLNLKTQVMWTTGITSLILITGFVQVLALLGAQIRDNTPTENTGKLQGIRMIFFVLIPMYIGPMIGETINERTNLTYIDPVNGATAHVPAPEIFLAGTLFCLLIFFPLSFLFRGKQS from the coding sequence ATGAACACTCATAATTTAAGCGGCCGCCTTTGGTCTGTATTGATTCTTTTTGGACTTGTCGGGCAAATTGCTTGGTCTGTAGAGAATATGTATTTTAACTTATTCATTTACAATACCATCGCAAAGAACACGTCTTCGGTAACTCTGATGGTCCAACTGAGTGGGATCGTTGCCACCTTTACGACTCTCATCGCTGGAATTTTAACCGACAAAGCAGGGAATCGACGGTATTTCATTTCCATAGGTTACTTACTTTGGGGATTACTTACCTTGTCTTTTGCATTTATCTCTAAAGAAAATACTTCCATTTGGTTTGGGTTATCCGAGGATTCCCAAATTATTAACCTAACAATTGCAATAGTCATCACACTTGATTGTATTATGACAGCCTTTGGATCCACTGCAAATGACGCCGCCTTTAATGCATTTGTAACAGATAACACAGAAAATGCGAGAAGCCTTGCAGAAGGAGTTTTGTCAGCAATGCCTCTTGTTGCAATGTTAATAGTGGCTGGTGGATTTGGAATGATTGTGAATGCTCTTGGATATCCTGGACTATTTGTCGCTGTTGGAACCATGATGTCTGTTTCTGGAATCATTGGCATTTGGCTTATTAAAGACAATCCAAACCTAAAAAAACAAAACACAAACTTTTTCTCTGACATAAGTTACGGTTTCAAATTTAGTGTAATGGAACAAAACAAAAGACTATATTTGTATTTTGTTGCCATGGGGATTTATGGAATTGCTAGTCAGGTTTATATGCCATATCTCATTATCTATATGCAGGAGTACTTAAAATTTGATGCCATTCAATATTCAATAGTACTGGCTGGGGTTATCCTAGGAGCAAGTATCATCACCATTCTTCTTGGAAAACAATTTGATGGGAAAAACAAAGACAAGTTATTAATCTATTTTTCCCTACTTTATATACTTGGAATGTTATCTCTTTATATAATGTCCAAAACTATCGACTTAAATTTAAAAACGCAAGTTATGTGGACAACAGGAATCACAAGTTTAATTTTAATAACTGGATTTGTACAAGTTTTAGCCTTACTTGGTGCACAAATTCGTGACAACACCCCCACAGAAAATACAGGGAAACTCCAGGGAATTCGTATGATCTTTTTCGTATTGATTCCTATGTATATTGGTCCTATGATCGGTGAAACCATCAACGAAAGAACAAACCTTACTTACATTGATCCCGTCAATGGAGCCACTGCACATGTACCGGCGCCGGAAATATTTTTAGCGGGAACTCTCTTTTGTTTACTTATATTTTTCCCTCTTTCGTTTTTATTCCGAGGTAAACAATCTTAA
- a CDS encoding lipid A deacylase LpxR family protein — protein MKSTEYSQSSIENTLAKAKDQYQFRLIMENDAFGGFSDQYYTNGSRLEFNMTAGETNPTRRILGYWNDLFITPSKTTKYLQGFALGQEFYTPTNIQKADVSYGDRPYASRAYFSNSLTTATEDTSIITELELGMIGPSVGGKSAQMNFHNFIGSPTPQGWDTQIPNSYSGALRTEVRKFHHRFFGTQYNLNLGNIQADASFGLIFRFGNVDKTPGPGSSALQPGPPILHEDGKGYWYFYVNPGGTFQFYNATIQGLMGSDKSYKTQNRNTAFSNWDNYLNNPTPEAGEREIQYKTLAEDNGKNSLQRYILFNEFLVKGTNNPYNIGINYLLFNNIFNGAEDIEKSTRLFLLNKLAEQWDQIPDNARALAIYSIFRPEGGKLPPQIRLYSYEVLSQFILDPKQREILLQLLRDEIEFRDEKTYVADLKRAVGFIKVGFVSVSNAGFLAGVHYNFQTIDFQSGKGLPQQHQWLGFQFGKVF, from the coding sequence GTGAAATCCACAGAGTATTCTCAATCTAGTATTGAGAATACTCTTGCTAAAGCAAAGGACCAATACCAATTCCGTTTGATTATGGAAAACGATGCTTTTGGCGGTTTTTCAGATCAATATTATACAAACGGATCTCGTTTGGAATTTAATATGACTGCGGGAGAAACGAATCCAACACGAAGGATACTTGGTTATTGGAATGATTTATTTATTACTCCATCAAAAACCACCAAGTATCTTCAAGGATTTGCACTTGGACAAGAATTCTACACACCAACAAACATACAAAAGGCGGATGTTTCCTATGGTGACAGGCCATATGCGAGTCGAGCATATTTTAGTAACTCATTAACAACGGCAACTGAGGATACAAGTATCATTACAGAATTGGAACTTGGAATGATAGGCCCATCCGTTGGTGGCAAATCAGCGCAAATGAATTTCCATAATTTCATTGGTTCCCCTACTCCTCAAGGTTGGGATACACAAATTCCTAATTCTTATTCTGGTGCACTTCGTACAGAAGTAAGAAAGTTCCATCATCGATTTTTTGGGACCCAATATAATTTAAACTTAGGAAATATTCAAGCTGATGCTTCATTTGGTCTTATCTTTCGATTTGGAAATGTAGACAAAACGCCAGGCCCCGGAAGTTCTGCATTACAACCAGGTCCTCCGATCCTTCATGAAGATGGCAAAGGTTATTGGTATTTTTATGTGAATCCAGGAGGAACATTTCAATTTTATAATGCGACCATCCAAGGGTTGATGGGATCAGACAAATCTTATAAAACCCAAAATAGAAACACTGCCTTTAGCAATTGGGATAATTACTTAAATAATCCAACTCCAGAAGCAGGTGAAAGAGAGATTCAATATAAAACTTTAGCAGAAGATAATGGAAAAAATTCTCTACAAAGGTATATTTTGTTTAATGAATTTTTAGTAAAAGGAACTAATAACCCATACAATATTGGGATTAACTATCTTTTATTTAACAATATTTTTAACGGTGCCGAGGATATTGAGAAATCAACTCGTTTATTCCTTTTAAATAAATTAGCTGAACAATGGGACCAAATACCAGATAACGCTCGTGCGTTGGCTATCTATTCGATCTTTCGCCCAGAAGGTGGGAAGTTGCCGCCACAAATAAGACTTTATTCTTACGAAGTGTTATCTCAATTTATCTTGGATCCCAAACAAAGAGAAATTTTGTTACAGCTATTACGTGATGAAATTGAATTTAGAGACGAAAAAACCTATGTTGCTGATTTAAAACGTGCTGTGGGGTTTATCAAAGTTGGATTTGTTTCCGTATCCAATGCAGGCTTTTTAGCAGGAGTTCATTATAACTTTCAAACAATCGACTTTCAGTCGGGAAAAGGACTTCCACAACAACACCAATGGTTAGGTTTCCAATTCGGGAAGGTCTTTTAA
- a CDS encoding DUF3817 domain-containing protein, whose protein sequence is MFSLLQTKLGRFRILAFLEGLSFLTILFVTMPLKYIYKNPEPNKIVGLIHGLLFLLYLVELFQVKVELEWKMKKTLLAALASVVPFGTFIAEKYLYLKSDSEGPKES, encoded by the coding sequence GTGTTTTCTTTACTCCAAACCAAACTAGGACGATTTCGTATTTTAGCTTTTTTAGAAGGTCTTTCTTTTCTCACGATTCTTTTTGTAACCATGCCTCTCAAATACATATACAAAAACCCAGAACCAAACAAGATAGTTGGACTCATTCATGGTTTATTGTTCCTTTTATATTTGGTAGAACTGTTTCAAGTCAAAGTAGAGTTAGAATGGAAAATGAAAAAAACATTGTTAGCGGCACTTGCATCTGTTGTTCCCTTCGGGACTTTTATAGCAGAAAAATATCTTTATTTGAAATCAGATTCAGAAGGTCCCAAAGAATCCTAA
- a CDS encoding neutral/alkaline non-lysosomal ceramidase N-terminal domain-containing protein, translated as MKYRISFFVLFCFSLPLLSEEKPVYLAAMAKKDITGPSVGVMFWGYAREDQTGLGIHTRQFARSLVVRDISSKKLLAYVTAEVGGIPFEIQRDVVKRLQTELDPTFNYGNVLINASHTHSGPAGHFHYSEVSFYSKEFYSDSYAVLRDGIYESIKEAYLKMKPAELTVGKTIVNEAGVNRSLSAYLANPETERKSYSDNIDREMLQLTVSVSGVPIGFVNWYGVHPTNITFDNRLISSDNKGIASLLAEAEAKKQGLNEYVAIFAQANEGDVSPNLNLNNTGPGKDIYDSSFIIGKRQFIASQQILKSEGKRLSGGLVYTQRFIDMSKHPVSSEFSGTGKAETTCPSAYGYSFAAGSTEEGGGHWLFHEGMTNKNRRFYIDWIAKFMLQSPSDELRECQNPKAVLFPMGETKPIPSLPQILPYGLAMLGELTILVLPHEVTTMSSRRLKNEVRSVLKDKTTEIVLSGLTNDFSGYITTPEEYSTQNYEGGHTLHGPQSLNALRQEFHKMSVELKDGAPATPQTIRPLDLSDRIHPLKIPFADVVSNKPQSVIQPSSESYKKGEVVSCRVAAANPNVGYSKVPSYLWVEKLENASWKPVRSDADYDTKFFYQKRGIWARAEESLDLVWETSQETKPGEYRLVHEGLYLGSDGKKSNYRIECPSFRITEPGI; from the coding sequence ATGAAGTATAGAATTTCTTTCTTTGTTCTTTTTTGTTTTTCTCTTCCACTTTTGTCGGAAGAGAAACCGGTGTATCTAGCTGCTATGGCGAAAAAAGACATCACTGGTCCGTCTGTGGGTGTTATGTTCTGGGGTTATGCTAGAGAGGACCAAACCGGACTTGGGATTCATACAAGACAGTTTGCCCGATCCCTTGTTGTTCGTGATATAAGCTCCAAAAAACTTTTAGCTTATGTGACGGCAGAAGTAGGTGGGATTCCTTTTGAAATACAAAGAGATGTTGTTAAACGATTACAAACAGAATTAGATCCAACCTTTAACTATGGGAATGTTTTAATCAACGCATCTCACACTCATAGTGGCCCCGCTGGACATTTTCATTATTCGGAAGTTTCTTTTTATTCCAAAGAGTTTTATTCGGATTCTTATGCTGTCTTAAGGGATGGAATTTATGAGTCCATCAAAGAAGCATATTTAAAAATGAAACCTGCTGAATTAACAGTAGGGAAAACAATAGTAAATGAGGCTGGTGTCAATCGAAGTCTTTCTGCTTACCTTGCCAATCCAGAGACAGAGAGAAAATCATATTCTGATAATATTGACCGAGAGATGTTACAACTTACTGTATCGGTTTCTGGCGTACCAATAGGTTTTGTCAACTGGTATGGGGTTCATCCTACCAATATTACTTTTGATAATAGACTTATTTCTTCCGACAACAAAGGTATTGCATCATTACTTGCTGAAGCAGAGGCCAAAAAACAAGGATTAAACGAATATGTTGCTATTTTTGCACAAGCAAATGAAGGTGATGTATCTCCGAATCTTAATTTAAACAATACAGGCCCAGGTAAAGATATTTACGATAGTAGTTTTATTATTGGGAAAAGACAATTTATTGCAAGCCAACAAATTTTAAAATCAGAAGGAAAACGTTTGTCAGGTGGTTTGGTATATACTCAAAGATTTATTGATATGAGTAAACATCCTGTAAGCAGTGAATTTTCGGGAACGGGTAAAGCGGAAACTACTTGTCCTTCTGCCTATGGCTATTCCTTTGCTGCGGGTTCTACAGAAGAAGGTGGCGGGCATTGGTTATTCCATGAAGGGATGACAAATAAAAATCGTAGGTTTTACATTGATTGGATCGCAAAATTTATGTTACAATCTCCTTCCGACGAACTTAGAGAATGTCAAAACCCCAAAGCTGTTTTGTTTCCTATGGGTGAAACAAAACCAATTCCTAGTTTACCTCAAATACTCCCTTATGGATTAGCGATGTTAGGTGAACTGACTATTTTGGTATTACCACATGAAGTGACAACTATGTCTAGTCGTAGACTTAAAAATGAAGTTCGATCAGTTTTAAAAGATAAAACTACGGAAATAGTTTTATCAGGTTTAACGAATGATTTTTCTGGATACATTACTACTCCAGAAGAGTATTCAACACAAAATTATGAAGGTGGTCATACTTTACATGGCCCTCAGAGTTTGAATGCTTTAAGACAAGAATTTCATAAAATGTCAGTAGAGTTAAAAGACGGAGCTCCTGCGACTCCTCAAACAATTAGACCTTTAGATCTTTCGGATCGTATTCATCCTTTAAAGATACCGTTTGCCGATGTTGTTTCAAACAAACCACAGTCTGTAATCCAACCAAGTTCCGAGTCTTACAAAAAAGGTGAAGTTGTTTCTTGTAGGGTGGCTGCTGCAAATCCTAACGTAGGTTACTCGAAAGTGCCTTCTTATTTATGGGTGGAAAAACTAGAAAATGCATCTTGGAAACCGGTTCGTTCCGATGCAGACTACGATACCAAATTCTTCTATCAAAAACGAGGCATTTGGGCCAGAGCAGAAGAAAGCCTGGATTTAGTTTGGGAAACGTCGCAAGAAACAAAACCGGGTGAATACCGTTTGGTCCACGAAGGATTGTATCTCGGATCCGATGGAAAAAAATCTAATTACCGTATTGAATGTCCTAGTTTTCGCATTACGGAACCTGGAATATAA